The Nicotiana sylvestris chromosome 6, ASM39365v2, whole genome shotgun sequence genomic sequence TTCTCTGGAATTTCAGTGCCCTCTCAAACTGAAATCAATGAAGATACTTGGATTTGCAAATCAAACTTCAAAATCAAGTTGAATAAAGGGCTCTTAAACTTATTTTCATTTCAATGCTTTCTTTTTGGAGCAATATGGCAGATGCACATGATACATGGGATGTAGAGGTCATGCTCGATTTTATTAACTCTCTTAACAGTCAATAAGGACACTTGTTTTGGTTGTAACTGTCTCTATACACCAGCAATCACTTGATGCTGGTTTTTATTTATGAAGTACTTTACTTACAAGAAAAAGGTTGAATATAAAGGAACACCTTTTTTTTGTCTTGTCACTGCCATGAACCAATTGGGTAATGGTGCTACCATGAAACTATGAGGCAGAGAATAAGAAAATTTGTTCTTGAAATAATTACCGGAAATTCAATAATCAAAGAAGAGATTCAATTCTCAAACCTTGGTATCATGAAGAAAGAGTAGAAGATTTTCTACcataaaaaaagaagagaagaatcTTTCAGAATAGTGACGTGAAATTTAGTGTTAGCATAGGAATGCAATTCCCAGATTTTGATaccatgaaaaaataaaaaaagatggTTTTAGAAACGTTTTGCTTGAAATGTCACTAAATAAAAGGACCAAATAGTAGTCGAAAAAGAGTGAGTGATCTTTGAAAAAGAGATGCAATACCATCCAAGCGGTTACTGCGAAAGAGACGCGGGGCCACCAGACAGTCATAGGTGCCATTAAATGATCACAAATGCGGTACATTGATTCCCAATGTTTGCCGAAAAGAGGCATGGTGTCATCAAAATGGTCATTGAAAAGTAAAATGGTGCTGCTAGAATGGTTgttggaaagaagaaaaaaaaagtttaggCGGGCAGGCGTATGAGGACTCGCCAGTAGGGGGGAAGTTACTGAAGTCTATAATGCAATAAAACTAAACATGAGAATTTGAACACAAACCTTTGAGAGGATTATGAAGAGAGGAAATGCCGTAAATATCGTGAAATATATCTTTGAGAGGTGTGTGACCCAACCATGCATCCTCCCaaaatctgatttttctgctGTTGAAGAAAACCAGAATTTTCCATGAATTTAAAGCCATAAGAATATACGCGGCTAATCTGGAAGTTACACACAAATCACTGTTCCAGTTTCTTCTGCCATAGTTCTATTAATATTGTTATGTTAGGCTTAACCAGACCTACTTTAGTATGTTTTGAAGTAGCTTTTATTGGTGATTTTATGTGCTAACTAATATTATGCAGAGTGGGAAGTCGGCTGCAATTTACGCCTGTGCTAAAGAACAGGGATTTCAAGTTATTGAGGTAATTCTGTGAAAATTTGCTATATTATTAACCTTAAATTGCATTTTGCACTATGTAGATGTGTGTTCATTGTTCCTAGCTAGCTTCCACTGACATGTAGTATAAGCAGTATATATGTCGGAGCAGTTTAAACATTAGATTCTTTGACGTGTTCAAACCAAActcttaaaaaagaaaaataaaacttcTTAAAGTTATCAAGAATCTACTTAACTAACTCTTTTGGTCTATTGTCTTGCTAGGTCAATTCATCAGATTGGCGAAACGGTGCTCTTGTAAAACAGAAATTTGGGGAGGCTGTAGAATCCCACTGGCTTCAACGGTTCGTCTATGTGTGGATgctagttttcttttgtttttggatttgctTGCGATAAAATTTTATTAAGATATATGattgttccttttgttttcttgGACTTATtcataataaaattttattaaaatataaaaTGTCAATAATTGGAACACTAACGGTATCCTTTTTCCTTTTGGGGGTACTGTAACTTGTAGTTTGGTATACTGTTCAAGTATTTGCATTTCAAGACAAAACATTTCTCTTGTGATGGttcatattttttttcttttggatacTTTTATTGTTTTACATTTCACATTTAGTTCTGGCCATCTTGAATTTGCATCAGTAAAGGAATAATTTAACATTCATCTAGAATTGTTAAACAACCAGGTAATGCATGCTGGCACACAATTCTTAGATTGGTCTTCCTTTAGGAAAAACATTTCATTAGTCACAGATTTGGGAGGGAAGAATTTAGGGCTTTTAGTAGCCTCTCAGCATGTTTGTTGACCATTTTCTTGTTGTGTCATTCTTGTTCCTAGAAAAGTTAGTTGAATTACCCAATGAATGTTTATCTTCATTACCTATTTTTATATAGAAATTTGCTGCTCAcagaaaaatgggtgaaaatcttGCAAAGTAGCCAatctatttgtttcttttttccGTGATGGGATTTCGCTTCATTTAAGCCAATTTAGCACTACAATGAATCTTGAATCTATAATGACTTGACATACACTACTTCCATCTTGTCTGTTCGATTCTTGTTTCAGGATTCAAAAAGATCCAGCGTATTTAGAGGACAAATTAGTGTCTGGCTGTGGAGTTATTGAAGTGATACCTTTGTCTGATGAGGAAAATGCTCCAAATGCCTGTGGAGTGCAAAGACAACAAGTCTGCAGGGAGGAGATAACTGCTAATCATCAGGGTGAAACTAAGGCTCTAATCCTTTTTGAGGACGTGGATACTGCTCTTTGTGAAGACCGTGGTTTTGTCTCTACCATTCAACAACTTGCGGAGACCGCAAAGCGGCCCATGATATTAACTAGCAATAGTAAGGGGGCTAAATGGTTGAAATACCATAATTTGTCAAGCTTATGTTTCACAAATTAAGTATTATTCTTCGATGTGAGTAGGTGATAATCCGGTGCTCCCAAACAATTTAGATAGGCTACAGGTGTGCTTTGCGCTGCCATCGTTGAAGGAGCTCCTTGAGCTTGCACAGACGGTACAGTTACTTTTTGCTAGTTTCGTGCTGATATCTATCTTTATCTGGCTAATCAAAGATATTCCCTCTAGGTTTGTGCTAGAGAACAAGTTAAAATTCACCCAATGCTGGTAGAGGGGTTTGTGGATCATTGCCATGGAGATATTCGTAAAACTATTATGTATCTCCAGTTTTGGTGTCAAGGCCAAACTTTGAAGAAAGGTAATTCACCAAATATCAAGGAGTTAATGCATTCTTCAGGATAGTTGATTGCGTGAATAATTCTTGTACCATTGCTAAAGAGGATGCTAACAGAAAAAGTTCATCAAGCAAAAATTCTGAAGCTTCATGTTATTTTGTAAAAGTGAATCCTCTAAAACCAGTGCATACATCTTACTGGTAATGACGAAATCATTGATAACCTCTATTTGCATATAGAGCAGGTTGAGAGGTATCATGTCATTTATTTAGGATCTTGCTTAAGATTGAATTTTGACCAGTCAAAGCTTCAAGCTTCATGCATTGCTTAGATATCTTGAATGCAATGACAAATGAGTAATGGCAACGGTGTAGATACGAGGGGGCAAAACAAGATAGAAAGATAGAGATAAAATCTTGGAAAAGAAGGACCTTTCTTCTTAAACACAAACTTGAGTATAGGACCCAAATCTTTGCTTGAAGATCAAAGAACAAGCAAAATTATCAAACTAAGAATTAGGATTCAACCCATAAAGAAACTTACCTCCATGGTTGAAGACTAGTTAACTAGAAGAGAAAAGTTAGTTTAAATCCTCTCAAGGGATCAATTGCCAAAATCTAATGGTTCAGTACACATAAAAGTGATGGTAAAAAGAAATCAGTATGTAGGAACAAGCTCTATCCTCATCTGAACAGTTCTCATCCTTCATGTGATGATGAAATTATGACTAAATTGTATCTACACTCTATGTTTTCTTCACAGTAAAGTTTCACTTAACCCATTTAATCTGGTGCTGTTTTTTTTTGCTACGGCCAGATAATGACCTGCAGCTAAGATATAGTCCTCTTCAGTTTGATCTAGAAGCTGGTCATCTGCTACTACCGAAAATTATCCCTTGGGATTTCGCTTCTCCACTATCGGAACTTGTGGATGAAGAGATAACTAAGTCGATGAGGGTAGAAGAAGAAAGATACTGTATAAATGAGAAAGCAGAAGAAGTCGAGCTAAACAATATTACAGAAGAGAACAATTCTAGGGATCATGATATGGGTGCTAATAATGTTGATGGAAAAAAGGATGCAATGTTAAGCTTGCTCTACTCATTTCAGGATCATAACGAATGTACTATGTTTGGTACTAACTCAGAAATTTCTGATGCCTCTGAATCACCGATCGCATTCACTCGAAGAAATACACTGAGAAAACTTGATAGAGTTATGTCTTCAGATTCAGAGGAAGAATGCAGCAGAGTTCCCGTATCGTTAGATCAACCTGAGATCGGAAATGAAGAGATTGAAACAGCATGCAGTTCACCCTCCCATTTTTCAGCCACTGAAATCTCCTGCAGTTTACCAACAGAGAATCTTCATTTCAAATCAAAGAGgttgaaaagaaattatttggaGACAGCTGATTATTCTACTGTGAATGTTGTAAGCAAGTCAGTGAATGTTTCCTGTGTGCCAGAGTCATCATTCATCCCTGAGACTCAGCTTACTATTGATTCAGAATTAATTTCAAGTACAGAGTCATATAATGATGTTGATGTCAAAGTTGAGGCAAATTATTGTAGCAATCTGTCCCTTCCAAGTATGTACTCTCTCAAGGTTGAGAAACTTGATGAAAATGTTCTTTTATCTTCTGAGTATCAGGAATTGCAGGGTTGTAGTTCTGATAGAGTAACGAAATCAATTACTGGAGAGGTCGTGGAGCATTTTAATGGACAATGCACGGAGGATGTTCCGAGTGGATATCGGGTGTTGGATGAGTGTAGCCGCATGGACTTCAGTAAAAGTTCTACATCCTTTAAGACTACTGTGCAGTTTAACCTGAATACTTCTGTACAAGATAGTTGGAAAAGACTTCGTGAAGGTTACCTGGATCTGAAACAGTATATTACCCCAGAGCAGAAAGAAGCTTCTCAAATTCTCAATGTTGCTCATGAAATGAGTGATTTAATTTCAGTGGCTGATTTATTACTTGCTGACTGCAAACACCTCCTATACGTAAGTAATTTCTTAGATACATATATTACCTTTGTGTTACTGCATGTGTAGTTTTTGATGCTTGTAAGTACTCATCCAGGATTCGTTGGAGCCGTCAATGACCCCTTTCGTAGAATCACATTCATATAACTGGCATGAAGACCAGTTGCAGATGTCATCAATTTTTGCCCAACACGGAGTTTGCCTTTTTGCTAAAGAAATTGCTTCTCTCGGACCGGACACTGCATCTGTATATGAGGTGGATTTGGCCTGGGAGATGGTGACATCCACAAACAGTACAATGGCTCTGGGAAAGATGGTTGGACAGAGTAGGGGAAAACATGAGGGTTTGCATTTAAGGCTACCAAGAATCTGTCATTCCTTCAGAAGGTATAGGACCATATGCCCCTCTTCTGTTATACTTTTGCTTATAAATAGCTTGTCCTCATGAGTAGTTGTGTATCTTCCAAGTAAATTGCATATTAAATCAAGTTGGCTCTCTAACTTTAGATGTGTCTATTGCTTGTCACTGCTTATATGTTCAGCTCGGGATTTATACTCGCAGATGTTCAATCTATTACCATAGAGTTGTAAACTGTTTAGAAAGAGAGTACAAAACATGTATAAACCACTCAAAAATGATGATAAGAAATTAAGAATTAGAGAACTATATACTTGCAAGAACTTCTGCTTTCTCTGGTCAAGAATTGGTAAAAGATCATGGGCTGAAGATAAACCTCAGAAAGAATGGACGGGGGTTTCTGTGAGGGAAATTTAAGCGAGTTGAGTGAAAGATCATGGGCTGAAATTGTTGACTCCAGAGGTTCTGTATGGCAGCTTATTGAGCTGCAAATATTTTCTTTCACCGAAGTATggatatttttataaaatataaagacTGGATATTCTGATAGCCGATAGGCCATTGCATGTTTGTAcggaggcggatccagaatttaaatctTATGGGTTCAACTTTCAAGAtttttagcattgaacccattatatttttaaagttatggattTATATCTACTATGTTTGcaaatttaatgaatttttacatataaatttttacccCGCGTCAAAAGTTATGGTTCAATTGAACCTGTCAGTTCAACACTTCATTCGCCCCTGTTTGAACCGGAAAAGATTTCCACGTCAGTAGTTTTTATACATTGTTTTTTCGAGAAGGTAACATAGTTTTTATATTGTTTTTAAATGTTGGTTTTGTACCACTACTAACTGTTCCCTGTCCATTCTTTGAATTTGTTCATTTCTATGATTTGCCTAAAATCTCCAAGATTGGTCAATACATGTAACTGTTGTGACTTTGTATTAGGACTTCATTTTTAATTTAGCTCTTGATAATTACTGCAATATTTCTAAGTTGCCTTGTATTGTTCCTGTGTCTCAGCAAAGTGGATCCGAATGCTTACAACTTACTTCAAGCTGTTGTTCCCTTGCGCTCACACATTGCTCTGAAAGGTGATTCATTTCATGAATATCTGTCTTCATTGAGCCAAATTTCTAGATTTGGAACCACCCGGTTATCGGAAAGCATCGGCAGGAGAAAACAGAGAAGGTATGTTTCATGTCCCACCAAAATGCAGTTTGTGCATTTCTCAAAATAGCTcaaaaaaagattggcagcattGCTAATGACATGTTTATTTTCTATCCAAATTGAGAATTGCAGGGCACGAGCTGCTCAACACTACCTGAGTTCTGGTAGATTAGCATTGTCTCAAGATGACGTTTCATTACTTGGTCAATATAATTGTTATCAGAAAGTTTCACCAGGGTCTGGGACTTAATGTACATAGAGTATAATTTACTGGAGatgcctccccccccccccccatgaaATGGGAGAGGTAAGGCCATGTATATCAATTGTTGTTTCTGGTAAGTGCCATGGCCAGGCAGTAGTTGAATTGCCTGAACGCATGGGCAACAAAGATAAAGGTTAGGAATAGGCACACTAATTTAATTGCAGGATGTAGTTCAGTTCATATTAATTCAAACAGAGTCATGTACCGTCAAAAGACTCAAAACCATATAGTTTTATAGTTATTAAATTAGAAATAAATATATTggacaaaaaaaattcaaaagtaaATCCATTTGTACACAAGTTTGACGTTCTTATTCTAGCTCCTGATGGATGTTCTAATCCGCTGGTAATTTGTAGTGATGTTCGAACCCTTATTTTATGGACCAACCGGCAATCAAATTTCTATTCCCTTCATCCAACGCgaaagaaaatcagagaagccAGTTTGATAGGATACAAGGAGAATTAGCTGTttcttttgtttcagctttcttaAAGAAGAGACTTTAATTAAATCCCAAGATATTGCACATTGGAATTGTTTGATGATTTTATGTGGGCAAAATACCTTATTACCCCCCTAAATTTGTCACGGATTATTAGTTATCGCTTTAAATTATTCGTGGTCTTAATCACCTCCTTGAACTAGGCCTTTTGAGAGCCATTACCCCTTGGATGTTGATATGACAAATTGTGTGGGTGCACTCGCCTGCCACATGAATTTTTTGTATATGtggtatttttttgaaaaataaaatatatttttacctttttaaatatgttacttttttagataattttttccgaatacaatttataataaaactacATTATCtaggctaaatatttttatttggctaaaaataataaaattttaattaatattttttttgaatttgacctgaaaataaagatttataccaTTAAAATAAATAGTCAATGCATCTAGAaagttataaaaatacatagtttgaaaattaattattttagttataattttttatataactCTAAATTATggtattttaaatatatatatatatatatatatatatatatatatatatatatatatatatatatatatatatatatatatatatatatatatatacatattttacctaaaaaagtaaaaatgcacggttgaaataaatagtcattgcatcaaaagaagaaataaaaagagtgaaCAATTGCAAGGAATAACTTATTATTTCTAACATACTTATTGCTCTACAAAATACTTATTGCAGAAATACAGGGTAAAGCTGTTTACGATATACCTTTGTGGTCCGGCCCTGTCCCGGACCTAGGGGTGgacatatatcgggtaaaactgataacccgaaccgttaatattttattgggttattgggttaacggtttgGTAACgggttaattttgttttattgggttatcggttcgggctcgATTTGGCAATTCTGTTAttgggtaaaaccgataacccaataatgaTTAACTAATTTACTAGTTTACCCTTAGGTATATACATACTAGGGTTTCATAATTCATAGTTCACTCTTTTATTTCCCTAATCTTTCTCAGTTTCTCCGCCTCACGCCCTCACCAGTCAGTCCGTCAAGACTCAGGCCGGCGTCAGTCGCATCACGCCCGTCAAGACTTAGGCCGGCGTAAGTCTGCTTTAATTGTTGAGCTGTTACAAAGTTATCTTGTGTCAGTtgttataaaatttgtatttcatAACTAATACACTTTTTAATCTATATACATAATTCTGTACTAGAGTAAAAAAAAAGTAGATATCAATGCACAAAGATTTATTGCTAGTCGTTTGAACAAAGAAGATCTTAAGAACACTGATTTTACCGAAATTGTTTTATACATTGCAAATCTTATAAAACAGTTTTATACTGAAATGGTTTTATACTTGCGAAACTGTTTTAGTTGTTTtgtcttatcgggtaaaccgataactgaaccgataatgatcgataaccgataaccaatatcttatcggtttggttatcgagttatgatatttgtaaaccgataaccgataggcaAAACCGATAATATTTATAACCGAACTGAACAGACCGATGCCCACCTCTACCCGgatcccgcgcatagcgggagcttaatgcatcgggctgcccttttttttaTTGCTTTAAAAATGTATCCATAGAGTAAGTTATTTTTTGCaattgtacactctttttatttcttcttttaaaacaatgactatttattacaactgtgtatttttacttttttaagataaatttgtaaatatatatatactaactagtatctatgaacgtgcgttgcacgttaataatggcACATAATGATTTAaacatttatttatatgaagaaacaataaaatttaattattgagagaaattttatgtataataatacAATAATCATCTAAATAtcgaaaaatattattaaattagCTTAATACAtgaatttcaaataaaaaaacatcatcaaaacttaaacaaatgatcaattttgtcatgttagttagataattatgtattatagttTAAAGGTATTTAATGTGATGATATCTTAACGAACAATTCTTTGTGGACAATATTTTTTTGTGTATGTTTCCTCATAATGCTTTGGTTGCTCTGCCTTAACCAAAACTCTTGTAGTCGATCTTGATATccctcttgaaagtgcaacatacaGTTGTTCGTGCGACAACATATTGCAGtaaatatagtccaatatttaggatgtttgtccttgtattttatttattatatttgcaaaatataaacatactaaaaattatttcaGACTTTAAAAGGATATTCCATAGTTTCGAAAGACGAAAGCTGAATTCGAGGATaagaatatacttagaagcacattgaccagtatcataatttttgcatgtctgatgttattgtcaaaacttctatataccattTGTGTGCTATTACATAAGTTATTCGGTGTATCTAAGTTTTTCAGTagcatgacatacatatttttcttcaaaatcaacctatatacaatggaagatcaattttaacttagtctattatataaAGGGCGACACTAACATATGTAGGAAATAATAAATTTGACAACAAATACGTACGGTAGAAGGCCATTTAGTATTCAAGTATTTAAGTATTCTCTTGGTAGTAATTATTGGTATCATTTTCTGctgaatcaaaaataaaaaattattttaatataaaatcatgcaattaaccttttatttagttgatcaacatattcattttTGCTAGCTAAGATATCTTTTTAAATTCTATCATGCGATTTGCACAAATTGCGTTTTAATCTAATGATATAAATATTTCTCTAATTAAATGCACTATTATTACTATTGGGATTGATAATCAAGTATTCAGgaagaaccaaatcatcttttattagATACTCTTCTTTGTTTCTGACACGAAGCAAGAAGACACTGAATACTGGATCTGTTCTTACTTTTATATTTATTATCAGTTGAATCGTTTTCATTTGAGACAAGAAGTATAACTTTGGCAAGCTAGTTTTTATAGTCTCCATTTTGTCGATTTTGGAACTACTGGTAGTACTTGACATAAATTATTTCTCAAGCCATTAATTTTCACCAAACGGTTCATTAATATCAAATATATCTCTAGAACTTCGGGCAATTATTTCGATCGTTTAATACTGAGACATAAGTGCTTCATCCCATCTTATTAATTTTGCCTTCCTCATAAATTTAGTACTATTACCCTACTTTGTTATATTTGTGGtggttatttaagttatttgaAGAGTTATATCAAGTCTAAAGTGGGTGGCCTCATAATAAAATCATTATTGGTACACCACTTGTTATTATTGCTAACAGTGCCATACCTCTTTGATATAATATTTGCAAATAATGCATgacatagaaatattatttcAATTCCATCGGAGACATCTACAAAGAATAATCTCATTATAGCATAGTCGACTCTTTATCATATAGTCTTGAAAGCTTGTTCTTGTttaggatttagctttgattgAGCTTCCTCAGACACTTGTATATCATTTTGATTCTTAATAATATATTAACCTTTTTACTTTGTGTTCTAACGCTCTTTTCTATGGAATAAATTTATATACTCtaagatttttt encodes the following:
- the LOC104237650 gene encoding uncharacterized protein isoform X4: MQDESMLHSIPDLRMEARKTAEENSRRYAGKQIHPFFQSCKMGKKSQEVIDVESNWYSSEEGKSLTFSPIHVFEIVTEDETAFDWGHWIFSEACFLDTDVVLVCGSSSFSEGSFTSLQFDNFSCISYPKKTLSQQNKIELNQHAISQDEVVSDHSSRETKLYHSALSVVAEEQVSHCEQLKNAEVANVVDTVDTFQNNLSSSDTKKQGRFLQERIVSDYQNCPTGPKSCLWTNKYQPERAFQVCGNSEPVKLLNDWLHLWHEKASRTSKPCILSDRVAQDSSDSLYDSEADSTNEEQLKNVLLVSGPVGSGKSAAIYACAKEQGFQVIEVNSSDWRNGALVKQKFGEAVESHWLQRIQKDPAYLEDKLVSGCGVIEVIPLSDEENAPNACGVQRQQVCREEITANHQGETKALILFEDVDTALCEDRGFVSTIQQLAETAKRPMILTSNSDNPVLPNNLDRLQVCFALPSLKELLELAQTVCAREQVKIHPMLVEGFVDHCHGDIRKTIMYLQFWCQGQTLKKDNDLQLRYSPLQFDLEAGHLLLPKIIPWDFASPLSELVDEEITKSMRVEEERYCINEKAEEVELNNITEENNSRDHDMGANNVDGKKDAMLSLLYSFQDHNECTMFGTNSEISDASESPIAFTRRNTLRKLDRVMSSDSEEECSRVPVSLDQPEIGNEEIETACSSPSHFSATEISCSLPTENLHFKSKRLKRNYLETADYSTVNVVSKSVNVSCVPESSFIPETQLTIDSELISSTESYNDVDVKVEANYCSNLSLPSMYSLKVEKLDENVLLSSEYQELQGCSSDRVTKSITGEVVEHFNGQCTEDVPSGYRVLDECSRMDFSKSSTSFKTTVQFNLNTSVQDSWKRLREGYLDLKQYITPEQKEASQILNVAHEMSDLISVADLLLADCKHLLYDSLEPSMTPFVESHSYNWHEDQLQMSSIFAQHGVCLFAKEIASLGPDTASVYEVDLAWEMVTSTNSTMALGKMVGQSRGKHEGLHLRLPRICHSFRSKVDPNAYNLLQAVVPLRSHIALKGDSFHEYLSSLSQISRFGTTRLSESIGRRKQRRARAAQHYLSSGRLALSQDDVSLLGQYNCYQKVSPGSGT